A DNA window from Cherax quadricarinatus isolate ZL_2023a chromosome 25, ASM3850222v1, whole genome shotgun sequence contains the following coding sequences:
- the LOC138853201 gene encoding mucin-3A-like, which translates to MEYPIHDPATPGPLIVTATRSDLASSFGHSSDIPKAPVPLAGAVSSTASGTGASTDSFDLSDLRSPLTMLPASPSTVRRFSNRQPVPRWTDSGPTSKRQRQSPNDVTSLPSLSTRKRPTHYAPPLHTQFQTTQWTKFFTLRQTSSTAYLSDHSIGKALLCHVGRDISFHALKSGTRIITVQNSTQAHDLSLLSHIDAIPITIKKHHSLNSCSGTVILLHTIVQQNFQTCGTDILEWLELQDLPILKVDTYVLPACGRRRYPCNVARLTFDSHELPSSVYVAGHRLQVRKVIPTPQQCRNCWRFGHPAKYCRSIAECPVWGADDHSNTSCSRTPSCLNCHEAHPSHSRRCQVYLNEREIHCLKEAEGLPYAMAVSHLRLQGRLPRVSYSRVSKCTPTSGVTSSAASSAVASPIVTPVSNSFAVLGSDVPTSTPQSVLTSSCPPSQTPVSTRPRTTPPPNRPSTSQRSKKSPLPLPSLHPPPHFTFPVSVPESCPFTGSVTSVEVHPPPRTVPSSPVLSHVSSSSATSQVSASSVPSHTSPVPSTLSPPPWYSPLQL; encoded by the coding sequence atggagtaccctatccatgaccccgctacccccgggccccttattgttaccgcaacccgttctgacctcgcctcgtcttttggccactcttcggacattcccaaggcccctgtacctcttgctggtgctgtttcctcaaccgcttcaggtaccggggcttccactgactccttcgatttgtctgacctccgctctcctttgactatgcttccggcttctccctctacggtgcggcgattttcgaatcgccagcccgtcccacgttggaccgactctggtcccacttctaaacgtcaacgacaatctcctaatgatgttacttcgttaccttccctttctactcggaaaagaccgacacattATGCAccccctctccacactcagtttcagaccacacaatggactaaattctttacattaagacagacttcttctactgcctatctttccgaccatagtattggcaaagcgctcctatgccacgttggtagagatatttcctttcatgctcttaagagtggtacgcgcatcatcacggTCCAGAATTCTactcaagctcatgatctttctcttctttcacatatcgatgctattcctatcactatcaaaaaacatcattccctcaattcttgtagtggtactgttattctgctccataccatagtccaacagaatttccagacatgtggcactgacattctcgaatggctggaactccaagatctcccaattctcaaggtagacacttatgttcttcctgcctgcgggcgaagacgatacccttgcaatgtggctcgtttaacttttgacagccacgaactcccatcctctgtttatgtagcaggacatcggttacaagttcggaaggtgatccctacaccgcaacagtgtaggaattgctggcgatttggccacccagcaaaatattgcagatctatagctgaatgcccagtctggggtgccgatgaccattctaatacgtcttgcagtcgaactccctcttgcctcaattgtcatgaggctcacccttcgcactctcgccgttgccaagtctacttaaatgagcgggaaatccattgcctcaaagaggcagaaggtctcccttatgctatggcggtttctcatctccgcctccaagggagactgccccgtgtttcttattctcgtgtttcaaagtgtacccccacttctggggtcacatcatctgcagcctcctctgcggttgccagtcccatagtcactcctgtatctaattcttttgctgtcctgggatcagacgtccctacttcaactcctcagtctgtcctcacttcttcgtgtcctccctcacaaaccccggtatcgacaagacctcgtacgacacctcctcccaatcgtccctctacttctcagaggtccaaaaaatctcctttaccccttccttctcttcatccacctccacattttaccttcccggtctctgtacctgagtcttgccctttcactggctctgttacaagtgtggaggttcatcctcctcctcgtactgtgccttcctcccctgtcctctcccacgtttcttcctcttctgccacctcccaggtttctgcctcttctgtcccctcccacacttctccagttccctccaccctttcccccccaccttggtacagtccattacagctctga